A portion of the Streptomyces erythrochromogenes genome contains these proteins:
- a CDS encoding acyl-CoA dehydrogenase family protein → MTDRAPQPVDRQLPTEESRDLLALVREIAQREIRPRAAEEEDSGRFPREVFTLLSEAGLLGLPYPGEYGGGEQPYEVYLQVLEELAAARLTVGLGVSVHSLACHGLGGYGTKEQQAAHLPAMLGGGLLGAYCLSEPAAGSDAASLTTKAVRDGDDWIITGTKAWITHGGVADFYTVLARTGVEGPKGITAFLVPGDAAGLTAAVPEKKMGMKGSPTAQLHFDGVRVPDSRRIGEEGQGFTIALAALDAGRLGIAACAIGVAQAALDEALVYALDRKQFGHPIADFQGLRFMLADMATKIEAGRALYLAAARLRDAGKPFSRQAAMAKLFCTDAAMAVTTDAVQVLGGYGYTADFPVERLMREAKVLQIVEGTNQIQRMVIARHLAGPETR, encoded by the coding sequence ATGACCGACCGCGCCCCGCAGCCGGTGGACCGACAGCTGCCCACCGAGGAGTCCCGCGACCTCCTCGCCCTCGTACGCGAGATCGCCCAGCGCGAGATCCGTCCCCGGGCCGCCGAGGAGGAGGACTCCGGACGGTTCCCCCGAGAGGTCTTCACGCTGCTCTCCGAGGCCGGGCTGCTCGGCCTCCCGTACCCCGGCGAGTACGGCGGCGGCGAGCAGCCCTACGAGGTCTACCTCCAGGTCCTGGAAGAGCTCGCAGCGGCTCGCCTGACCGTCGGCCTCGGCGTCAGCGTGCACTCCCTGGCCTGCCACGGCCTCGGCGGCTACGGCACCAAGGAGCAGCAGGCCGCCCACCTGCCCGCGATGCTCGGAGGCGGCCTCCTGGGCGCCTACTGCCTCTCCGAGCCGGCCGCCGGATCCGACGCCGCCTCGCTCACCACCAAGGCGGTCCGCGACGGCGACGACTGGATCATCACCGGCACCAAGGCCTGGATCACCCACGGCGGGGTCGCCGACTTCTACACCGTCCTCGCCCGCACCGGCGTCGAGGGCCCCAAGGGCATCACCGCCTTCCTGGTCCCCGGGGACGCCGCCGGCCTGACCGCGGCCGTACCCGAGAAGAAGATGGGCATGAAGGGCTCGCCCACCGCCCAGCTGCACTTCGACGGCGTACGCGTACCGGACTCCCGCCGCATCGGCGAGGAGGGGCAGGGCTTCACCATCGCCCTGGCCGCGCTCGACGCGGGACGGCTGGGCATCGCCGCCTGCGCCATCGGCGTCGCCCAGGCGGCACTGGACGAGGCGCTCGTGTACGCGCTGGACCGCAAGCAGTTCGGTCACCCCATCGCGGACTTCCAGGGGCTGCGGTTCATGCTGGCCGACATGGCCACCAAGATCGAGGCCGGCCGGGCGCTGTACCTCGCGGCGGCGCGGCTGCGGGACGCCGGCAAGCCGTTCTCCCGGCAGGCGGCCATGGCCAAGCTGTTCTGCACGGACGCGGCGATGGCCGTCACCACGGACGCGGTCCAGGTCCTCGGCGGCTACGGCTACACCGCGGACTTCCCCGTCGAGCGCCTGATGCGCGAGGCGAAGGTGCTCCAGATCGTGGAGGGCACCAACCAGATCCAGCGCATGGTCATCGCCCGCCACCTGGCGGGGCCCGAGACGCGCTGA